Below is a genomic region from Lampris incognitus isolate fLamInc1 chromosome 2, fLamInc1.hap2, whole genome shotgun sequence.
CATTACTTATATTGTTACATACACAAACGTAAACAGGCGCAGATTTAAACGAGTGTTTTTGTTTCTGGTAGTGCGCAGTCTTTGCAGTGGCAAGAAGGCAAACTAGCGGGTTGCTTAACAGTTGCTAGTCGCTAACGTGCTCCATTCATGTTACGTTGATCCCACAGTGGACAGTGTGTACTCGTAGTAGTTAAATTACCCTACAGTTAACTTAAATTTCCTGTCAGCATCACCATTGACAATTGGAATGAAATAAGCAGTGTATGATATTAAATGCAGTATTATGTATGTATTTTTATTACAGTAAAGTTGCTGTCACTGACCCATACTCACGCTGACCGCAATCAATCATGTATCGGCCCAAACCGACTTTGAAGGACCGACAGCACCTGTATAAACTTATTATTAGCCAACTTCTTTATGATGGGTACACCAACATCGCTAACAGTCTGATCAATGAAGTCAAGCCACAGACTGTAGTGTCGCCTTCCGAGCAACTGATGCAGCTTGCAAAAGTCGGTAAGGGATTCATGACGTTGTTGCTATGTCTGCACAATCTAAATAGTTAATTGCTTACAGTCTGTCTAATCGTCCAATTAAACTCTCACAGGAATGGAGAATGATGACAGTGCAGTTCAGTATGCCATTGGAAGGTCAGACACAGTAGCGCCGGGAGTGGGTATTGACCTGGAGTTTGATGCTGATGTCCAGACCATGTCTCCAGAGGCGTCAGAGTATGAGACCTGCTATGTTACCTCCCACAAGGGTCCATGTCGTGTTGCCACATACAGTCGAGATGGGCAGCTCATTGCAACTGGCTCTGCTGATGCCTCTATCAAAATACTGGACACAGAGCGTATGCTAGCCAAGAGTGCTATGCCCATTGAAGTAAGTCATGTTTAAGATTTTCGGTGAAGTCATCACTTCATAGAGTCAAATCAACAAGATCTGGCATTCATTCACTCTTTTTGTTTTAGGTAATGATGAATGAGACAGCCCAGCAGAACATGGAAAACCATCCTGTGATTCGGACACTATATGACCATGTTGACGAAGTCACTTGCCTCGCCTTCCATCCAACTGAACAGATTCTAGCTTCCGGCTCACGAGATTACACCCTTAAATTGTTTGACTATTCCAAGCCCTCTGCAAAAAGGGCATTCAAACATATACAGGTCAGTATGTATACACAGAGGGCATAGCCAGAAAACTGTTGACACTGCAGACACCCAGTTACACCATGTATAGTTGACATGACTATCATAATTTTTTTGGGATAAGTGGGTGGAAGCAGCTGTCAGTAGGCTCTTAACACATTCACGTTACCCTGTATATTTCAAAATGGTGTGTCTTTGCTTTTATTTTCATGTGTGAAGTTGGGACTTAgtagtagggctgggcaatagttCAATATTACTGTATATCATctttcaaataataataatatggtaTAACGttgttgggtgtctagaaaagtgccatataaatgtaatgattattatatcTTGATGTTATTCGGACcttgtcatattgtgatacacagtCAATCTAAAATAGTTGAGAGAGTATTAttcgaaaactagttttggttcgaTATCATACTATACCAAATAATTCAATTTGATGAACCTCAAGCTAGATTCTCAAATATGGCAGTTtttcatatgtaagcagatattgtaaCATATATCAATATTGTGTAAAGTTCACtgtgatattttccatatcaccaaATATTACTTAGTAGTAGTATCTTAATGTGTGATCATTGTTGGTATCTGTTGTACCACCTTCAATAGTCCTTACTTGTTTTTATCaagatgttgctgctgccatgAACTAGCTTCTTTGCAGAGGTCATGAATTTAATCTGACCTGATAAACCAGGCTGTTGCTAAAACAGAATTTCACTCTTGTCCACAGACTGTTTAAAAACAGTTATACATAGATTGTATTGTCATTTGTATCATTAGAAGAGTTTATTTACTTTCATTAAAAATGTGTCTTTGAAAATTGTATTCTAATCATATCCCACCCATACCCATTTCTCTACAGGAGGCTGAAATGCTACGTTCGATCTCCTTCCACCCGTCAGGTGACTTCCTGCTGGTGGGAACACAGCACCCCACTCTGCGCCTCTATGATGTCAATACGTTCCAGTGTTTTGTGTCCTGCAACCCTCTGGATCAGCACACGGACACTATCAGTGGTGTTGGCTACAACCCCACTGCCAACAGCTACGTCACTTGCAGCAAGGATGGCAGCATCAAGCTGTGGGATGGTGTCTCAAACCGTTGTGTGACCACTTTTGACAAGGCCCATGGTGGTGCTGAGGTGTGTTCTGCCATCTTCTCCAAGAACTCAAAATACATCCTGTCCAGTGGCAAAGACTCTGTGGTCAAGCTGTGGGAGATCTCAACAGGACGGACGCTGGTTAAGTACACAGGTAGGTGAGATGGTGATTATTTAGCAGGGATCAACATTGTAGCTCTGCACTGGGGGAGAAATAGGATTTTAATATTTACTTACCTGCATGTGCCATAGTTTCAAGATGCTGCCGGCATGATTTGTATCATATGTTGCCCTCACTTTTTGTGCTGTAAAAATGATCTAAGTATCAGACCTTTGCTAATCATATTTTCATTAATAATATTGATCTCAAAAGTTTAGTAAAATTATTATTTGATAAGTTGTTTTTATATCGCAGATATCATTATCAGTGCACCCAACAGAACTTAACTAGAATATAAAATATGGTGGATAATGGCATTGTCACCTGACCTTGGATATCAtctaacatttcatcatgttataGGTCTATAATTTCGATATTATTCACCCTGTATTTCCTCTTGCTCCCCTGCAGTTGACCTAGAAATATAAAGTACCACTAGTCGAAGCTGGCAGTGTTAAGTCTCCTGCATTTGATTCTAGGAGGACTGTTAAAACAAAGCTACaagtacacatacatatatactagcTAAGTTGTTAACTTTTCAACAATGACTAGAGGAATCTTATATGGGATTGAAAAGTATGATGAAAAATTGATCATTGGCTGATGAAGAATGTGGCCAAGTCATCATCTGTATTTGTAACATATTGACCACAACCTAGTTTACCAGTTGGACCTGTGTACTCTTACTGATAAAGCTTGAAATCCCAGTGACTGTGTTCTACCTGCATGGTCTCTTAGGTGCTGGCCTAAGCGGTCGCCAGATGCATCGTACCCAGGGAGTGTTCAACCATACTGAGGACTATGTGCTGTTGCCTGATGAGCGTACCATCAGCCTGTGCTGCTGGGACTCACGCTCAGCCGAGAGGAAGAACCTGCTGTCCTTGGGCCACAACAACATTGTGCGCTGCATTGTGCACTCACCTACAAACCCTGGTTTCATGACCTGTAGTGATGACTTCAGGGCCCGATTCTGGTACCGTCGCACTACTACGGACTAAGAAGGAGAGCTGTCACGCCACCTGGACTCTTATTTCATCTTTTGAGTACCAAACAAGTCCCTGGACCCTGAGGTCCCTGTCCCAAGATCTCATGCTGTCCCTTCAGcccttttttcatttttaatggTCTTTGGAGACtcttggatcttttttttttttaattgttcacCGTTAATTTTTTAGGGGATTACCTCATAAAAAATAGAGTAAGCTTTGCATTACTGTGACAGGAGGAGATTAATAGCAATTACAGCTCCAGTTGTAGGAGATTATTTGTTTTGCCTAGACTCCTTTTGATAACTTTGTTGTGTCTATTCTTGATTTCTGCATTTAAAGCGTTGTCTGACTGAAGCAAACTTTTGGAGACTGACTTGTGAAATCCTTATTACTGTATGGAAATATCAGTTGCCACTACTATTACTATCCTTTCCACAGATTTGCCATGTCAGAATCAACTACAGAGTAGGTGCGGTCCTCCTCATTTTTATATTTTGTTATCCACTGGTTAAGATTTTTATTaaacagattaaaaaaacaaaccctgCCTCTTAAGTCATTTCACGTTTCCGGAAGTCTACCACAAAACACATTGTGTACGTTTTACCAAAGAATAGAGGAAACCATCAGTCCTGCATTGCAGCTGCAATAAGTTGGAAACTTGAGTACATGTGATGTGGTCAGTGCACTCACATAGACTTACTAACATCTTCCCACGGAAAAACCCTAATAATTTTATCACCATTGCTTATAATTTACCACTTAAGTATTTATTCTCTTTATTATCTTTGTCTTAATTCAATATAGGATTAAGTTACAAGCCAAATGTTTATGAAAAGGGTTGCCTTATCACTTGAATGTAAAAGGTGACAGCACTTCTGTAGGTAACACCTTAATAAACAGCGGCTTTTGAAAGTATTCAGATCccttcactttttcagttttttttaacatttttttatttagTGAGTTGtaccttatctgatgagagggtctaaggactggatgttgtgttgctgttaagcccactgaggcaaatttgtaatttgtgatattgggctataccaataaaattgacttgactgttgaatggataaaattgccatttttgcctATCAATCTATATTCAATAACCCATGAGGGTAAAAACATGTTTTCAGAAATTTTTGCAAaattattaaaaatcaaaaactgaaaaCTCATTTatataagtattcagacccttaattCAGTACTTTGTAGAAGCCCCTTTGGCAGCAATTAGAGCTTTGAGTCCGTCTCTACAAGCTTTGTACACCTGGATTTGGGCAGTTTATCCTATTCTTCTTGCCAGACCTTCTCAAGCTCCATCAGAACGGATGGGAAACATCTGAACTGCCATCTACAGGTCTCCACAGATATTCTACGGGGTTTAAATCTGGGCTTTGGCTGTGCCACTCAAGGACAGTCAGAGACTTGTGTTAcagtacattacagtcatttagccgacgcttttatccaaagcgacttacaataagtgcatttaacgtagtgtaaactactaataagacacgttagtccctagctaacggatcttgccttttagccgagcggttagtgacgtcgccttgtggtgcagtacacctcgtatcgaatcccgcaccgggcaaggaaataaccggttacattggtggcagcggtgggattcgatacggggtgtactgcaaccacaaggcaacatcactaaccgctcggctaaaaggtcagacccattagctagggactaacgtgtattattagtagtttacagtagaaaATCAGGATAACTGCTAGTCATCTTTCCCCTTCCATTCTATTttttgtgcagagctgattgtaaatATGAGACGCCACAGCTACGCTTATTATGGGGAAAAACTACAAACCCCAGTGCAGCAGGGTTCATGAGTGTGACGTCACGTCCTGCATATTCGTTTGTCGGGAATGGCTGGTTGGTCACCGCCGGCGGGCACAAGTTAGGGAACTTTATGGCCCACGCTCAGCGGGATCAGCGTTTTCTACACACCTTTCTCTCCACTACAAACAAGAGACTTGAACACCATCCACGCGGACAGGACTGGCCGCTCACGGGAGCTGAGATTGCATTCGGACCAGAGGAGACGTCCTCGCGGGGGTCCTGAACCGACTCACGGCTGCAGTGACgtaagcatagctgccagtttattcgcctctgttttcatatcatctctgtttgtttttttctcttcatcTCACGTTGTTCCACTACAGTGGCACGCTCCGGCTGTGCTTGTCGCGCCTGTACcataacaattgggggctcgtccgggatatgaCAGACCGCGTAGTCAAGCTATAAGGAAGCTAACTCGATTAGCATGCCTTATTAGCCGACCAGTTCGTTAGCTACTCATAAGCAGAAGTGTTGTCGAGTTTCAGGTGGGGTTGACTTTATGTCGGCGTGGCAGTAGGAAACTTCGGTTTCCACCTGCAACGATAATTCGACTTAACATTCTGCTTGTGTGAATAAATAGTGATAGCTCAGGTAAACATCTAATCACCAAGACAGGTCTATCACCAATACCCTTTGTGGGATTTATTCGATTGGGAGCTGTATTAACATGGAGAAATTAGTGTGGCGTTTATATTATAGGAGTCAGTGGTGTAATTAGCTTTCGGGGTGCGGTTAGGTACAGGCTAGTGCTTGAGTGACCGTGACTAGTGGAGGCTGGTTCGTACACCgttataggagggtttccgtgcaacgtcatcaaaGAGAtccgtgcgcaactagggggcagaaagcagctacagcgcatagattttaaccaagatagagctcagatacagtaGAGATGAcacgcagttgttgtgcaataaactgcacaaaccgacAAAAGGATGGGTAGAAAATGTTCACCATTCCAAAGGAGTCACGACCTCTTTGGAATggtgaacattttcattgttgaaccgctttggtagctctcaaaagattatgcgtctcataatcttttgagggctaccaaagcggttttgtcCCCTGTGGTGATAGGCGTTAATACTAATATACTtaccaatacttaccacctgagggcagtgtaatgatctgtgccctctggctatgttaacttataacattaataaagcaaggacgacttctctcgtgctgggtgtttattcaccgaccggattccgactgacgttgttacgtacatcacgtgactttgttgtggcgctacggaaagccgtaagggacattagcaaatcaaatattactagcaaatattacatctccctttttctgaaaagtgctgctttctctgcagagatacagaccacgttgagcacgtttataagcgaatacaatcttaataagaacgaatatgaaagtggaactcttatataactggactgcaacaaagtagtgtaaaacatttccctcactgtctaaatgtgagcaggtatagtacaggttggtgtaaaattctcttttttttaacattcataagtcaaggatttgtcttggtttgatcgtgcgacctgacctcgtggtgtaaccaggctgtgtgtctggttgtcgctgattgttcgtgtctggaggttcagcatgctcttgctgatgggcttgtgtgttgttgttagcgctggtaacagtctgctgtgaagtgtgtgtgtgcgtagtgtgagtgttcactctgctttgtcgcaggtgttgacggttgcgttggtagatctgaccttctttggtttggatgtggtagctcctctctgtgttcgctggtctttccacagttgcaggtctccaggatccatcctcctgccggaagcggattggtgtgcctgcgggcaggtggggcagaggtttggctgttcggttgtagtatgcctgctggcgctgttgacatacctctctccttttgtgaacatcctcctgactggcgatctgtggctgcaggtgttttgctgttgatgggagaatggaccgcagcctccgactcatcagtagctgtgccggtgatttcaggttgtccaccggtgtgttgcgatactccagtaagctcatgtaggggtctttgttctcagctttggctttgtccaggatgcgtttggccgtctggacagtcttctcggagaggccgttgctctgtgggtagtgggggcttgtggtggtgtgtgagaaaccccatgtctgtgagaagttgcggaactcaccagagctgtagcacggaccgttgtcgctgatgatagtctcggggattccgtgtcgagccattgctgctttcagcttcatgatgacggcagatgaggtgcagctgtaaagtctttctagctcgaagaatctggagtagtagtccacagtgactatgaagtcctgtgagttccatgtgaataggtctgtgcctatcacttgccacggccgctcgggtatggcgtgtgacatcattggttcctttgcatttgcgctgcgccgttcttggcatatgctgcagtctgctaccgcatcctcgatctgtttccccatgccaggccagaacagtaagtctcttgctcggcatttgcttttttccacgccaaggtggctggcatggatgcgctgtatcatgtccttgcgaagcttttgggggacaatgattctctcacctttgaacaggataccgtccatttctgagatttctgctctgtggttccagtattcctggatgctgggcgggcactttttctttgtgtctggccagccagtgagtgtggctcgtctgagtgcggtgagctgtggatcttgcgctgtttcctgcttgatttctgtgagtcttgtgtcgctcacagggatgttgctgaggactgtgtgca
It encodes:
- the cstf1 gene encoding cleavage stimulation factor subunit 1, yielding MYRPKPTLKDRQHLYKLIISQLLYDGYTNIANSLINEVKPQTVVSPSEQLMQLAKVGMENDDSAVQYAIGRSDTVAPGVGIDLEFDADVQTMSPEASEYETCYVTSHKGPCRVATYSRDGQLIATGSADASIKILDTERMLAKSAMPIEVMMNETAQQNMENHPVIRTLYDHVDEVTCLAFHPTEQILASGSRDYTLKLFDYSKPSAKRAFKHIQEAEMLRSISFHPSGDFLLVGTQHPTLRLYDVNTFQCFVSCNPLDQHTDTISGVGYNPTANSYVTCSKDGSIKLWDGVSNRCVTTFDKAHGGAEVCSAIFSKNSKYILSSGKDSVVKLWEISTGRTLVKYTGAGLSGRQMHRTQGVFNHTEDYVLLPDERTISLCCWDSRSAERKNLLSLGHNNIVRCIVHSPTNPGFMTCSDDFRARFWYRRTTTD